In the Deltaproteobacteria bacterium genome, one interval contains:
- a CDS encoding permease, translating to MNGAFIIMAVLAAILGAIAFQRDPGLPIQALRSGGALLVRILPILILAFFVAGLMEVLLPKEVLVRWVGAESGLKGLFVGTFLGLLTPGGPLVQFPIVAAMFKAGVSIGPLIAYLSAWALLSINRVIVFEIPILGLHLTATRLICSLVFPVIIGYMSKFVFRWLQ from the coding sequence ATGAACGGAGCATTCATTATCATGGCAGTACTCGCTGCCATTCTCGGGGCTATAGCCTTTCAGCGAGATCCTGGGCTGCCGATCCAGGCCCTGCGCTCGGGCGGCGCTCTTCTTGTTCGCATCCTGCCGATTCTCATTCTCGCCTTTTTTGTGGCGGGACTCATGGAGGTGCTCCTGCCGAAAGAGGTGCTCGTCCGCTGGGTGGGCGCAGAAAGCGGCCTCAAGGGACTCTTTGTCGGCACCTTCCTGGGACTGCTAACCCCCGGGGGTCCTCTGGTCCAGTTCCCCATCGTGGCCGCCATGTTCAAAGCAGGAGTGAGCATCGGGCCGCTGATCGCCTACCTGTCTGCCTGGGCCCTGCTCAGCATAAACCGGGTCATTGTCTTTGAAATCCCTATCCTGGGGCTGCACCTCACCGCCACCAGGTTGATCTGCAGCCTGGTCTTCCCGGTAATTATTGGCTATATGTCGAAATTCGTCTTTCGCTGGTTGCAATGA